A single genomic interval of Croceibacter atlanticus HTCC2559 harbors:
- a CDS encoding zinc ribbon domain-containing protein encodes MAKKTEVTVEEKLRALYDLQLIDSRIDEIRSVRGELPLEVEDLEDEVAGLNKRLEKMTSDLESIDFEIKEKKNKIEESNSSIKKYSEQQKNVRNNREFNALSKEVEFQELEIELAEKHIREYKAQIEQKNEVINQTKERLAERESHLTHKKNELDDILKETEKEEVALIKKSEEYEKNIEDRLVKAYKRIRENVKNGLAVVPIERGASGGSFFTIPPQVQMEIAGRKKIITDEHSGRILVDEQLANEQKEKMHELFDGISA; translated from the coding sequence ATGGCAAAGAAAACCGAAGTCACTGTAGAAGAGAAGTTGAGAGCACTTTACGATTTGCAGTTAATTGATTCTCGCATAGACGAGATTCGCAGTGTACGTGGAGAGCTTCCATTGGAAGTTGAAGATCTAGAAGATGAAGTCGCTGGACTTAACAAGAGATTAGAAAAGATGACTTCAGATTTGGAGTCTATCGATTTTGAAATCAAAGAGAAGAAAAATAAGATTGAAGAATCTAACTCTTCTATAAAGAAATACTCTGAGCAGCAAAAAAACGTACGTAATAACCGTGAGTTTAATGCATTGAGCAAAGAAGTTGAATTTCAAGAATTAGAAATTGAACTTGCTGAAAAGCACATTAGAGAGTACAAGGCTCAAATTGAGCAAAAGAATGAAGTTATAAACCAAACCAAAGAACGTTTGGCAGAGCGTGAATCTCACCTTACTCATAAGAAAAATGAGTTAGATGATATCCTAAAGGAAACTGAAAAGGAAGAGGTTGCTCTAATTAAGAAATCTGAAGAGTACGAGAAAAATATCGAAGACCGTTTAGTAAAAGCTTATAAGCGTATTCGTGAAAATGTAAAAAACGGATTAGCTGTAGTACCTATCGAACGTGGTGCTTCTGGAGGTTCTTTCTTTACAATACCACCACAAGTGCAAATGGAAATTGCAGGTCGTAAGAAAATCATTACAGATGAGCATTCTGGACGTATCTTAGTAGACGAGCAATTGGCTAATGAGCAAAAAGAAAAAATGCACGAATTATTTGATGGTATCTCTGCATAA
- a CDS encoding Nif3-like dinuclear metal center hexameric protein, giving the protein MTVKDVISHLEELAPLATAEDFDNVGLLVGQKQTKVTGVLVTLDTLEAVVDEAIKNKCNLIVSFHPIIFKGLKSLTGKNYVERTVLKAIKNDIAIYAIHTALDNSFIGVNAMMCEKLGLINRQILIPQTSSIKKLVTYVPISSADTVRMALFNAGAGSIGNYDNCSFNVEGVGTFNGNEDSNPVVGTKGNTHSEKEIQINVTYNKHIQHAILQALFSSHPYEEVAYEITTLENQNQNLGMGMVAEFKDAITEDEFLKTLKSTFNCGVVRHSSIIGTPIKKVAVLGGSGAFAIGAAKSKQADAYVTADLKYHDFYQAEDSILLADIGHYESEQFTKELLHSYITKKFTNFATVLSKTNTNPIKYL; this is encoded by the coding sequence ATGACTGTAAAAGACGTCATCTCTCATTTAGAAGAGTTAGCACCATTAGCAACCGCAGAAGATTTTGATAACGTAGGTCTTCTTGTGGGCCAAAAACAAACAAAAGTTACTGGAGTACTTGTAACTTTAGATACTCTAGAAGCTGTAGTAGATGAAGCAATTAAAAACAAATGCAATCTTATAGTAAGCTTTCACCCTATTATTTTTAAGGGTTTAAAAAGCTTAACCGGCAAAAACTATGTAGAGCGCACTGTTTTAAAAGCTATTAAAAACGATATTGCTATTTACGCCATACATACAGCTTTAGACAATAGCTTTATTGGTGTAAATGCTATGATGTGTGAAAAATTAGGATTAATAAACAGACAAATTTTAATCCCACAGACAAGCAGCATTAAAAAATTAGTTACCTATGTGCCTATTTCCTCTGCAGATACTGTAAGAATGGCATTGTTTAATGCAGGTGCTGGTAGCATAGGAAACTATGATAATTGTAGTTTTAATGTTGAAGGTGTTGGAACATTTAACGGCAATGAAGACAGCAACCCTGTTGTTGGCACTAAAGGAAACACGCATAGTGAAAAAGAAATTCAAATAAATGTCACTTATAATAAGCACATACAACACGCAATATTACAAGCTTTGTTTAGCTCACATCCTTATGAAGAAGTTGCTTATGAAATAACAACTTTAGAGAATCAAAATCAAAACTTAGGAATGGGTATGGTTGCAGAGTTTAAAGATGCGATTACAGAAGATGAATTTTTAAAGACTTTAAAAAGCACCTTTAATTGTGGTGTTGTAAGACATTCCAGCATCATTGGAACACCAATTAAGAAAGTTGCTGTTTTAGGTGGTAGCGGTGCATTTGCAATAGGTGCTGCTAAGAGCAAACAAGCAGATGCATATGTGACTGCAGACTTAAAGTATCACGACTTTTACCAAGCAGAAGACAGCATACTTTTGGCAGATATAGGACATTATGAGAGTGAACAGTTTACAAAAGAGCTATTACATTCCTATATCACAAAAAAATTCACTAATTTTGCAACCGTTTTATCAAAGACAAATACCAATCCTATCAAGTATTTATAA
- the lpxK gene encoding tetraacyldisaccharide 4'-kinase: MKLLRNLLYPFALLYGGVVWIRNKCFDWGILKSQSFSIPVICVGNLNVGGTGKTPMIEYLIRLLKDYYNVATLSRGYKRKTSGFKEVLVTDTAGSVGDEPLQFKRKYKTIKVAVDEKRVNGITELLKLKAAPNLILLDDAFQHRYVKAGFNIMLTSYNDLFIDDIMLPTGNLREPKSGARRADCIVVTKCPEHLSVTERTTLTNRLQVRKDQPVYFSFIAYSDKIYNAVEERYLKALNADTFTLVTGVANPLPLVNFLEANGLKFNHINFPDHHNFSSTDIESLKQKGLILTTEKDYVRLSKDLEASDLFYLPIETKFYNEEHFNAKLAAYLQR; encoded by the coding sequence ATGAAACTGTTACGAAACCTACTTTATCCTTTTGCTTTGCTTTATGGCGGTGTTGTTTGGATTAGAAATAAGTGTTTTGATTGGGGCATTTTAAAATCGCAATCATTTAGCATACCTGTAATTTGCGTAGGTAATCTTAATGTTGGCGGCACAGGAAAAACACCAATGATTGAGTATCTCATAAGGTTACTTAAGGACTATTATAACGTTGCTACTTTAAGTAGAGGTTATAAACGAAAAACTAGTGGCTTTAAAGAAGTTTTGGTTACAGATACGGCAGGAAGTGTAGGAGATGAACCACTACAATTTAAACGAAAATACAAGACTATTAAGGTAGCAGTAGATGAAAAAAGAGTAAATGGTATTACCGAACTTTTAAAACTGAAGGCTGCTCCAAATTTAATTTTACTAGATGATGCTTTTCAGCATCGGTATGTAAAAGCAGGTTTTAATATTATGCTTACGTCTTATAATGATCTTTTTATAGATGATATTATGCTGCCTACAGGTAATTTAAGAGAACCTAAAAGTGGTGCGCGTAGAGCAGATTGTATAGTGGTAACCAAATGTCCTGAACATTTATCTGTAACAGAAAGAACAACACTTACCAATAGGTTGCAGGTGCGCAAAGACCAGCCAGTTTACTTTTCTTTTATTGCATATAGTGATAAAATATATAATGCTGTTGAAGAGCGCTATTTAAAAGCCTTAAATGCAGATACATTTACTTTGGTAACAGGAGTTGCAAATCCGTTACCATTAGTAAATTTCTTAGAAGCAAACGGTTTAAAATTTAATCATATCAACTTTCCAGACCATCACAATTTTAGTAGTACAGATATTGAAAGTTTGAAGCAAAAAGGATTAATTCTTACTACAGAAAAGGATTATGTGAGATTATCTAAGGATTTAGAAGCTTCAGATTTATTTTATCTGCCTATAGAAACTAAATTTTATAATGAAGAGCATTTTAATGCTAAGTTAGCGGCTTATCTGCAGCGTTAA